The following proteins are encoded in a genomic region of Chelmon rostratus isolate fCheRos1 chromosome 3, fCheRos1.pri, whole genome shotgun sequence:
- the fam193a gene encoding protein FAM193A isoform X3, with translation MSPTDAKRGAKRRKNKRGGGSSCSAVCNTSGGKAGVASALGCAGTATPASVVSFLTPGSTGNGNIGSITGINGEVKVNNSVTPQFTEGPVNADFSGVLQTPFTFGLNQRAPYTAGDRCLLCRCERKDSAMPSEVGITGQNGTSQPNKTPSALQLPLWVCSDCRRTVEKEDRHTALEQSLGSQDFLLHMPVGNGNLGQEAATGDRLTTAVPTLPMLPAPDLTAPMPVDTVCSCEACNERREISAESERESQQLQNHWSEVRYLVRCIYRQTGTPLADDHDQPLERDKESMKELVDRLCEKDPYQLYQRLEQQAREYVLEMKVRLLKHLSTGPKTTGPAGAVAAAQGPPQAYQFISLLLEEYSALCQAARTISSFLLTLENEHLQKFQVTWELHNKHLFENLVFSEPILHSSLPALVAQLKHGTVSHDSYNEDMYRTLLESYQQLQQEMASVAAEWQECEKRIDDYVDEQLLFKVEGQSLTNQRTEPHKSLISKNTLKTKQRMLKEDWEFFKQRRFIEEQLPNSKKSSTGDNNFTDTMRMLSSRLSIPDCPNCNYRRRCTCDDCSLSHILTCGIMDSPIAEDLHIKLPLQGEPPRDYLAEVHPPSLSSGSSASGSNSSSPITIQQHPRLILPEGDTNTFISDDDEVPPLSSKFGDIYPMSGYEDSSVVTAAVNGLHNDLNGEGENVALKAGSPHITSSSSSSEGDEEEADGEVGGDPRRQQEELSSGKTNSPPPSYNHQQVEQVQHACECHVCNQDPSSSTLGPATCLPPSRLHAAPPPTVGHQFFTDSKTPPAHPALHLYPHIHGHLPLHNFSRPLLHPTLYPPSPPLTHNKPLPPNPTSNHSAAKQPAFSPSLPEHVYQNCFGSAGGAGDWNSSLQCLSLKFENLWDAAVMKSWNPSMLLPESLPGDMLGPPLGDVPLPPTSSVGPQGEHPSLPTPLPPSSSTPSSLSSSSSSSSSSSCSSSEAKEQKKSGAKKKCLYNFQDAFMETNRVVMATSASTSSVSCTATTVQSNDVFHNLGKEDHRQPAPATPRNGPTGLTSLPPLSGPTLPPAPSTHLPTMGSQPFPKMAAPAPDFMEAHQGLCLPPAEPPASSADGPISAPPSVCSDPDCEGHRCEGNGAYDQPYDGEESQDEDSCSEHSSSTSTSTNQKEGKYCDCCYCEFFGHGGPPAAPTSRNYAEMREKLRLRLTKRKEEQPKREEHQPVIERDGGVEDHRRVEDLLQFINSADSKPASSSKAAKRARHKQKKMEEKARLEAEAREREEQQVLEEQQRRQRQEEEEAALQKELLRLQELQQHRAAKKKKKEKAKENTAPPQNSPQPLKQTAQNVLDNLQNGKSQLLQTLIHFPDQKEPRFDPVPNTLHSPKHTSRKGFSTETNIPSSPDTLHNGTPCQLEASSKVKAKQSAKVAPCEAAVKKASELPKSSDVTVKLANGTTPTTTTDTKATRIRPAEALAPLPTTEPRREDRSNIRSASGKRQQQQQQPLTQIKEDRRSPPVSNPSPSPPPASQPEQTQQNGKPPSAESPQPKGKTKKNKKKKGDKMNSSIDDVFLPKDIDLDSTEMDETEREVEYFKRFCLDSARQTRQRLSINWSNFSLKKATFAAH, from the exons atgagTCCAACCGATGCTAAACGAGGGGCTAAACGCAGGAAGAACAAGCGGGGCGGTGGCAGTAGCTGCAGTGCTGTCTGCAATACCAGCGGTGGCAAGGCCGGGGTTGCCTCGGCCCTAGGCTGTGCGGGAACAGCAACACCTGCCTCTGTCGTCAGCTTTTTAACACCTGGCAGCACAGGCAACGGGAATATAGGGTCCATCACGGGCATAAACGGAGAG GTCAAAGTGAACAACAGTGTTACACCACAGTTTACGGAAGGACCAGTGAATGCTGACTTCTCCGGAGTCCTTCAG ACTCCATTTACATTTGGCTTGAACCAGCGGGCTCCCTACACAGCCGGTGATCGCTGCCTCTTATGCCGATGTGAGCGTAAAGACAGTGCCATGCCTTCAGAGGTAGGAATCACGGGCCAGAACGGTACGTCACAGCCCAACAAGACACCCAGTGCCCTCCAGCTGCCTCTGTGGGTGTGCTCCGACTGCAGGCGCACGGTGGAGAAGGAGGACCGACACACTGCTCTGGAGCAGTCGTTGGGG AGCCAGGACTTCCTTTTGCACATGCCTGTGGGTAACGGAAACCTGGGCCAGGAGGCAGCCACAGGGGACAGACTCACCACTGCTGTGCCTACACTACCCATGCTCCCTGCCCCAGACCTTACCGCACCAATGCCTGTTGATACAGTGTGCAGCTGTGAAGCCTGCAATGAGAGACG GGAGATCTCTgctgagtcagagagagagtcacagcagctgcagaaccACTGGTCCGAGGTTCGCTACCTGGTGCGATGCATCTACCGTCAGACCGGAACACCACTAGCAGATGACCATGATCAACCCCtagagagagacaaggagagcATGAAGGAGCTGGTTGATAG ACTCTGTGAGAAGGACCCGTACCAGCTGTATCAGCGGCTGGAGCAGCAGGCTCGTGAATACGTCTTGGAAATGAAGGTGCGGCTACTGAAGCACCTATCTACAGGTCCCAAGACGACAGGACCAGCAGGGGCCGTGGCTGCAGCGCAGGGTCCTCCTCAGGCCTATCAGTTCATctccctgctgctggaggagtaCAGCGCCCTCTGCCAAGCTGCACGCACcatcagcagcttcctgctcaCCCTG GAGAATGAGCACCTCCAGAAATTCCAGGTGACGTGGGAGCTGCACAACAAGCACCTTTTTGAGAATCTGGTGTTCTCTGAACCGATCTTGCACAGCAGTTTACCTGCACTTGTTGCACAGCTGAA ACATGGCACAGTCTCCCATGATTCATACAATGAAGATATGTACAGGACCTTGTTAGAAAGctaccagcagctgcagcaggagatggCTTCAGTGGCTGCTGAGTGGCAGGAGTGTGAGAAGAGGATTGATGACTATGTAGACGAACAG CTGCTTTTTAAGGTGGAGGGTCAGAGTCTCACCAACCAAAGAACAGAGCCACACAAGTCCTTGATTAGCAAAAAC ACTTTGAAGACGAAGCAGCGAATGCTGAAGGAGGACTGGGAGTTCTTTAAGCAGAGGAGATTTATAGAAGAACAG TTACCCAACAGTAAGAAGTCCTCCACCGGAGATAACAACTTCACAGACACTATGAGAATGCTCTCATCTCGTTTGAGTATTCCAGATTGTCCAAACTGCAATTATCGAAGAAG GTGCACATGTGATGACTGTAGTCTCTCCCACATCCTGACTTGCGGCATCATGGACTCTCCCATCGCTGAGGACCTCCACATCAAGCTGCCCCTGCAAGGGGAACCTCCCCGTGACTACCTGGCAGAGGTGCACCCTCCCAGCCTTTCCTCTGGCAGTTCAGCATCTGGCTCCAACTCCAGCTCTCCCATCACCATTCAGCAGCATCCAAGGCTCATCTTGCCTGAGGGGGACACCAACACTTT TATTAGTGATGATGACGAAGTGCCTCCTTTGTCCAGCAAATTCGGGGACATCTACCCCATGAGTGGTTATGAGGATAGCAGCGTTGTGACCGCTGCTGTGAACGGCCTCCATAATGACCTCAACGGGGAAGGTGAAAACGTGGCGCTAAAAGCAGGG tctCCTCACattaccagcagcagcagctcatcgGAGGGTGACGAGGAGGAAGCCGATGGTGAGGTTGGCGGGGATCCCcggaggcagcaggaggagctgtcCTCAGGAAAGACCAACAGTCCTCCACCTTCGTACAACCACCAACAG GTAGAACAGGTCCAGCATGCCTGCGAGTGCCACGTGTGCAACCAGGACCCCAGCTCCTCCACCCTGGGCCCTGCCACATGCCTGCCCCCCAGTCGGCTCCACGCTGCCCCTCCTCCTACTGTTGGACACCAATTCTTCACAGACAGCAAGACTCCCCCTGCCCACCCTGCCCTCCACCTCTACCCTCACATCCACGGCCACCTGCCCCTACACAACTTCTCCCGGCCCCTGCTGCACCCCACACTCTACCCTCCCAgtcctcctctcacacacaacaaG CCTTTGCCCCCAAACCCTACATCAAACCACTCGGCGGCCAAGCAGCCGGCCTTCAGCCCGTCGTTACCAGAGCACGTTTACCAAAACTGCTTTGGCagtgcaggtggagcaggtgactGGAACAGCTCGCTGCAGTGCCTGTCTCTCAAGTTTGAGAACCTGTGGGACGCTGCTGTGATGAAGAGCTGGAATCCGTCTATGCTGCTGCCCGAGTCCCTGCCAG GTGACATGCTTGGACCACCCCTCGGCGACGTGCCCCTCCCTCCAACATCATCTGTCGGCCCTCAAGGCGAACACCCCTCACTGCCCACCCCTCTgcccccttcctcctccactccctcaTCATTGTCATCGTCGTCATCgtcatcgtcgtcgtcatcaTGCTCCTCTTCAGAAGccaaagagcagaagaagagcgGCGCCAAGAAGAAGTGTCTCTACAATTTCCAGGATGCCTTCATGGAGACCAACCGAGTAGTGATGGCCACCTCCGCCTCCACGTCCTCTGTGTCCTGCACTGCCACCACTGTCCAGTCAA ACGATGTATTTCACAATCTAGGTAAAGAGGACCACAGACAACCCGCTCCAGCCACCCCTAGAAACGGCCCTACAGGACTgacctccctccctccgctcTCTGGCCCCACCCTGCCCCCAGCACCCAGCACCCACCTTCCCACAATGGGATCCCAGCCCTTTCCAAAGATGGCCGCTCCAGCCCCAGACTTCATGGAGGCCCATCAGGGTTTGTGCCTCCCGCCTGCCGAGCCTCCTGCCTCATCAGCAGACGGTCCTATCAGTGCCCCACCCAGTGTCTGCAG TGATCCTGACTGTGAAGGCCATCGCTGTGAGGGGAACGGGGCATACGACCAGCCGTACGATGGAGAGGAGAGCCAGGACGAGGACAGCTGCTCCGAGcacagctcctccacctccacttccACCAACCAGAAAGAAGGAAAGTACTGTGACTGCTGCTACTGCGAGTTCTTTGGGCATGGCGGG CCCCCAGCTGCTCCTACCAGTCGAAACTATGCAGAGATGCGGGAGAAGCTGCGTTTGCGTCTGACAAAGCGTAAGGAGGAGCAGCCTAAACGCGAGGAGCACCAGCCAGTAATAGAACGggatggaggggtggaggaCCACAGGCGGGTGGAGGACCTGTTGCAGTTCATCAACAGTGCCGACAGTAAACCTGCTTCCAGTTCTAAGGCAGCCAAACGGGCCAGGCATAAACAAAAGAAG atggaggagaaggcCCGTCTGGAGGCAGAGGCCCGTGAaagggaggagcagcaggtgtTGGAAGAGCAGCAGCGGCGACAGcggcaggaagaggaagaggcagcgCTTCAAAAGGAACTGCTTcggctgcaggagctgcagcaacacCGTGCTgccaagaagaaaaagaaagagaaagcaaaggaAAACACCGCTCCCCCTCAAAACAGCCCACAGCCCCTCAAACAGACAGCTCAGAACGTCCTAGATAACTTACAGAATGGAAAGTCACAGCTGCTTCAAACCCTTATCCACTTCCCTGACCAGAAAGAACCCAGATTTGACCCCGTAcccaacacactgcacagccCAAAACACACCAGTAGAAAGGGGTTTTCTACTGAGACCAACATCCCCAGCTCTCCAGACACCCTCCACAATGGCACACCATGTCAGCTAGAGGCCAGCAGCAAAGTTAAGGCCAAGCAGTCTGCTAAAGTGGCCCCTTGTGAGGCTGCTGTAAAGAAAGCCTCAGAGTTGCCCAAGAGCTCAGATGTGACAGTAAAGCTAGCTAATGGCACCACCCCCACCACTACAACAGACACCAAAGCAACACGGATCAGGCCAGCCGAGGCCCTGGCTCCTCTCCCGACCACTGAACCaaggagggaggacaggagtAATATCAGAAGTGCCAGTggaaaaaggcagcagcagcaacaacaaccgCTGACCCAAATAAAGGAAGACAGGAGAAGTCCACCCGTGTCAAACCCTTCCCCGTCTCCCCCTCCAGCCTCCCAGCCTGAGCAGACCCAGCAGAATGGCAAACCTCCCAGTGCAGAATCCCCACAGCCCAAAGGCAAGAccaagaagaacaagaagaagaagggggacAAGATGAACAGCTCGATAG atgaCGTATTCTTGCCCAAAGACATCGACCTGGATAGCACTGAAATGgatgaaacagagagggaggtggaatATTTTAAAAG gttttGCTTGGATTCTGCCCGGCAGACCCGCCAACGTCTTTCCATCAACTGGTCGAACTTTAGTTTGAAGAAAGCTACGTTTGCTGCACATTGA
- the fam193a gene encoding protein FAM193A isoform X2: MSPTDAKRGAKRRKNKRGGGSSCSAVCNTSGGKAGVASALGCAGTATPASVVSFLTPGSTGNGNIGSITGINGEVKVNNSVTPQFTEGPVNADFSGVLQTPFTFGLNQRAPYTAGDRCLLCRCERKDSAMPSEVGITGQNGTSQPNKTPSALQLPLWVCSDCRRTVEKEDRHTALEQSLGSQDFLLHMPVGNGNLGQEAATGDRLTTAVPTLPMLPAPDLTAPMPVDTVCSCEACNERREISAESERESQQLQNHWSEVRYLVRCIYRQTGTPLADDHDQPLERDKESMKELVDRLCEKDPYQLYQRLEQQAREYVLEMKVRLLKHLSTGPKTTGPAGAVAAAQGPPQAYQFISLLLEEYSALCQAARTISSFLLTLENEHLQKFQVTWELHNKHLFENLVFSEPILHSSLPALVAQLKHGTVSHDSYNEDMYRTLLESYQQLQQEMASVAAEWQECEKRIDDYVDEQLLFKVEGQSLTNQRTEPHKSLISKNTLKTKQRMLKEDWEFFKQRRFIEEQLPNSKKSSTGDNNFTDTMRMLSSRLSIPDCPNCNYRRRCTCDDCSLSHILTCGIMDSPIAEDLHIKLPLQGEPPRDYLAEVHPPSLSSGSSASGSNSSSPITIQQHPRLILPEGDTNTFKFGDIYPMSGYEDSSVVTAAVNGLHNDLNGEGENVALKAGSPHITSSSSSSEGDEEEADGEVGGDPRRQQEELSSGKTNSPPPSYNHQQVEQVQHACECHVCNQDPSSSTLGPATCLPPSRLHAAPPPTVGHQFFTDSKTPPAHPALHLYPHIHGHLPLHNFSRPLLHPTLYPPSPPLTHNKPLPPNPTSNHSAAKQPAFSPSLPEHVYQNCFGSAGGAGDWNSSLQCLSLKFENLWDAAVMKSWNPSMLLPESLPGDMLGPPLGDVPLPPTSSVGPQGEHPSLPTPLPPSSSTPSSLSSSSSSSSSSSCSSSEAKEQKKSGAKKKCLYNFQDAFMETNRVVMATSASTSSVSCTATTVQSSNNPPIHLASKRPNSLDDVFHNLGKEDHRQPAPATPRNGPTGLTSLPPLSGPTLPPAPSTHLPTMGSQPFPKMAAPAPDFMEAHQGLCLPPAEPPASSADGPISAPPSVCSDPDCEGHRCEGNGAYDQPYDGEESQDEDSCSEHSSSTSTSTNQKEGKYCDCCYCEFFGHGGPPAAPTSRNYAEMREKLRLRLTKRKEEQPKREEHQPVIERDGGVEDHRRVEDLLQFINSADSKPASSSKAAKRARHKQKKMEEKARLEAEAREREEQQVLEEQQRRQRQEEEEAALQKELLRLQELQQHRAAKKKKKEKAKENTAPPQNSPQPLKQTAQNVLDNLQNGKSQLLQTLIHFPDQKEPRFDPVPNTLHSPKHTSRKGFSTETNIPSSPDTLHNGTPCQLEASSKVKAKQSAKVAPCEAAVKKASELPKSSDVTVKLANGTTPTTTTDTKATRIRPAEALAPLPTTEPRREDRSNIRSASGKRQQQQQQPLTQIKEDRRSPPVSNPSPSPPPASQPEQTQQNGKPPSAESPQPKGKTKKNKKKKGDKMNSSIDDVFLPKDIDLDSTEMDETEREVEYFKRFCLDSARQTRQRLSINWSNFSLKKATFAAH, from the exons atgagTCCAACCGATGCTAAACGAGGGGCTAAACGCAGGAAGAACAAGCGGGGCGGTGGCAGTAGCTGCAGTGCTGTCTGCAATACCAGCGGTGGCAAGGCCGGGGTTGCCTCGGCCCTAGGCTGTGCGGGAACAGCAACACCTGCCTCTGTCGTCAGCTTTTTAACACCTGGCAGCACAGGCAACGGGAATATAGGGTCCATCACGGGCATAAACGGAGAG GTCAAAGTGAACAACAGTGTTACACCACAGTTTACGGAAGGACCAGTGAATGCTGACTTCTCCGGAGTCCTTCAG ACTCCATTTACATTTGGCTTGAACCAGCGGGCTCCCTACACAGCCGGTGATCGCTGCCTCTTATGCCGATGTGAGCGTAAAGACAGTGCCATGCCTTCAGAGGTAGGAATCACGGGCCAGAACGGTACGTCACAGCCCAACAAGACACCCAGTGCCCTCCAGCTGCCTCTGTGGGTGTGCTCCGACTGCAGGCGCACGGTGGAGAAGGAGGACCGACACACTGCTCTGGAGCAGTCGTTGGGG AGCCAGGACTTCCTTTTGCACATGCCTGTGGGTAACGGAAACCTGGGCCAGGAGGCAGCCACAGGGGACAGACTCACCACTGCTGTGCCTACACTACCCATGCTCCCTGCCCCAGACCTTACCGCACCAATGCCTGTTGATACAGTGTGCAGCTGTGAAGCCTGCAATGAGAGACG GGAGATCTCTgctgagtcagagagagagtcacagcagctgcagaaccACTGGTCCGAGGTTCGCTACCTGGTGCGATGCATCTACCGTCAGACCGGAACACCACTAGCAGATGACCATGATCAACCCCtagagagagacaaggagagcATGAAGGAGCTGGTTGATAG ACTCTGTGAGAAGGACCCGTACCAGCTGTATCAGCGGCTGGAGCAGCAGGCTCGTGAATACGTCTTGGAAATGAAGGTGCGGCTACTGAAGCACCTATCTACAGGTCCCAAGACGACAGGACCAGCAGGGGCCGTGGCTGCAGCGCAGGGTCCTCCTCAGGCCTATCAGTTCATctccctgctgctggaggagtaCAGCGCCCTCTGCCAAGCTGCACGCACcatcagcagcttcctgctcaCCCTG GAGAATGAGCACCTCCAGAAATTCCAGGTGACGTGGGAGCTGCACAACAAGCACCTTTTTGAGAATCTGGTGTTCTCTGAACCGATCTTGCACAGCAGTTTACCTGCACTTGTTGCACAGCTGAA ACATGGCACAGTCTCCCATGATTCATACAATGAAGATATGTACAGGACCTTGTTAGAAAGctaccagcagctgcagcaggagatggCTTCAGTGGCTGCTGAGTGGCAGGAGTGTGAGAAGAGGATTGATGACTATGTAGACGAACAG CTGCTTTTTAAGGTGGAGGGTCAGAGTCTCACCAACCAAAGAACAGAGCCACACAAGTCCTTGATTAGCAAAAAC ACTTTGAAGACGAAGCAGCGAATGCTGAAGGAGGACTGGGAGTTCTTTAAGCAGAGGAGATTTATAGAAGAACAG TTACCCAACAGTAAGAAGTCCTCCACCGGAGATAACAACTTCACAGACACTATGAGAATGCTCTCATCTCGTTTGAGTATTCCAGATTGTCCAAACTGCAATTATCGAAGAAG GTGCACATGTGATGACTGTAGTCTCTCCCACATCCTGACTTGCGGCATCATGGACTCTCCCATCGCTGAGGACCTCCACATCAAGCTGCCCCTGCAAGGGGAACCTCCCCGTGACTACCTGGCAGAGGTGCACCCTCCCAGCCTTTCCTCTGGCAGTTCAGCATCTGGCTCCAACTCCAGCTCTCCCATCACCATTCAGCAGCATCCAAGGCTCATCTTGCCTGAGGGGGACACCAACACTTT CAAATTCGGGGACATCTACCCCATGAGTGGTTATGAGGATAGCAGCGTTGTGACCGCTGCTGTGAACGGCCTCCATAATGACCTCAACGGGGAAGGTGAAAACGTGGCGCTAAAAGCAGGG tctCCTCACattaccagcagcagcagctcatcgGAGGGTGACGAGGAGGAAGCCGATGGTGAGGTTGGCGGGGATCCCcggaggcagcaggaggagctgtcCTCAGGAAAGACCAACAGTCCTCCACCTTCGTACAACCACCAACAG GTAGAACAGGTCCAGCATGCCTGCGAGTGCCACGTGTGCAACCAGGACCCCAGCTCCTCCACCCTGGGCCCTGCCACATGCCTGCCCCCCAGTCGGCTCCACGCTGCCCCTCCTCCTACTGTTGGACACCAATTCTTCACAGACAGCAAGACTCCCCCTGCCCACCCTGCCCTCCACCTCTACCCTCACATCCACGGCCACCTGCCCCTACACAACTTCTCCCGGCCCCTGCTGCACCCCACACTCTACCCTCCCAgtcctcctctcacacacaacaaG CCTTTGCCCCCAAACCCTACATCAAACCACTCGGCGGCCAAGCAGCCGGCCTTCAGCCCGTCGTTACCAGAGCACGTTTACCAAAACTGCTTTGGCagtgcaggtggagcaggtgactGGAACAGCTCGCTGCAGTGCCTGTCTCTCAAGTTTGAGAACCTGTGGGACGCTGCTGTGATGAAGAGCTGGAATCCGTCTATGCTGCTGCCCGAGTCCCTGCCAG GTGACATGCTTGGACCACCCCTCGGCGACGTGCCCCTCCCTCCAACATCATCTGTCGGCCCTCAAGGCGAACACCCCTCACTGCCCACCCCTCTgcccccttcctcctccactccctcaTCATTGTCATCGTCGTCATCgtcatcgtcgtcgtcatcaTGCTCCTCTTCAGAAGccaaagagcagaagaagagcgGCGCCAAGAAGAAGTGTCTCTACAATTTCCAGGATGCCTTCATGGAGACCAACCGAGTAGTGATGGCCACCTCCGCCTCCACGTCCTCTGTGTCCTGCACTGCCACCACTGTCCAGTCAAGTAATAACCCACCCATCCACCTAGCATCTAAAAGACCCAACTCTTTAG ACGATGTATTTCACAATCTAGGTAAAGAGGACCACAGACAACCCGCTCCAGCCACCCCTAGAAACGGCCCTACAGGACTgacctccctccctccgctcTCTGGCCCCACCCTGCCCCCAGCACCCAGCACCCACCTTCCCACAATGGGATCCCAGCCCTTTCCAAAGATGGCCGCTCCAGCCCCAGACTTCATGGAGGCCCATCAGGGTTTGTGCCTCCCGCCTGCCGAGCCTCCTGCCTCATCAGCAGACGGTCCTATCAGTGCCCCACCCAGTGTCTGCAG TGATCCTGACTGTGAAGGCCATCGCTGTGAGGGGAACGGGGCATACGACCAGCCGTACGATGGAGAGGAGAGCCAGGACGAGGACAGCTGCTCCGAGcacagctcctccacctccacttccACCAACCAGAAAGAAGGAAAGTACTGTGACTGCTGCTACTGCGAGTTCTTTGGGCATGGCGGG CCCCCAGCTGCTCCTACCAGTCGAAACTATGCAGAGATGCGGGAGAAGCTGCGTTTGCGTCTGACAAAGCGTAAGGAGGAGCAGCCTAAACGCGAGGAGCACCAGCCAGTAATAGAACGggatggaggggtggaggaCCACAGGCGGGTGGAGGACCTGTTGCAGTTCATCAACAGTGCCGACAGTAAACCTGCTTCCAGTTCTAAGGCAGCCAAACGGGCCAGGCATAAACAAAAGAAG atggaggagaaggcCCGTCTGGAGGCAGAGGCCCGTGAaagggaggagcagcaggtgtTGGAAGAGCAGCAGCGGCGACAGcggcaggaagaggaagaggcagcgCTTCAAAAGGAACTGCTTcggctgcaggagctgcagcaacacCGTGCTgccaagaagaaaaagaaagagaaagcaaaggaAAACACCGCTCCCCCTCAAAACAGCCCACAGCCCCTCAAACAGACAGCTCAGAACGTCCTAGATAACTTACAGAATGGAAAGTCACAGCTGCTTCAAACCCTTATCCACTTCCCTGACCAGAAAGAACCCAGATTTGACCCCGTAcccaacacactgcacagccCAAAACACACCAGTAGAAAGGGGTTTTCTACTGAGACCAACATCCCCAGCTCTCCAGACACCCTCCACAATGGCACACCATGTCAGCTAGAGGCCAGCAGCAAAGTTAAGGCCAAGCAGTCTGCTAAAGTGGCCCCTTGTGAGGCTGCTGTAAAGAAAGCCTCAGAGTTGCCCAAGAGCTCAGATGTGACAGTAAAGCTAGCTAATGGCACCACCCCCACCACTACAACAGACACCAAAGCAACACGGATCAGGCCAGCCGAGGCCCTGGCTCCTCTCCCGACCACTGAACCaaggagggaggacaggagtAATATCAGAAGTGCCAGTggaaaaaggcagcagcagcaacaacaaccgCTGACCCAAATAAAGGAAGACAGGAGAAGTCCACCCGTGTCAAACCCTTCCCCGTCTCCCCCTCCAGCCTCCCAGCCTGAGCAGACCCAGCAGAATGGCAAACCTCCCAGTGCAGAATCCCCACAGCCCAAAGGCAAGAccaagaagaacaagaagaagaagggggacAAGATGAACAGCTCGATAG atgaCGTATTCTTGCCCAAAGACATCGACCTGGATAGCACTGAAATGgatgaaacagagagggaggtggaatATTTTAAAAG gttttGCTTGGATTCTGCCCGGCAGACCCGCCAACGTCTTTCCATCAACTGGTCGAACTTTAGTTTGAAGAAAGCTACGTTTGCTGCACATTGA